A portion of the Krasilnikovia cinnamomea genome contains these proteins:
- a CDS encoding DUF4236 domain-containing protein encodes MGIMYRSRKKFGPLILNFTQRGLSSWTVKIGRWSWNSRARAHRVDLPGPLSWKQDRSRS; translated from the coding sequence ATGGGCATCATGTACCGCAGTCGCAAGAAGTTCGGTCCGCTGATCCTGAACTTCACCCAACGAGGACTCTCGTCCTGGACCGTCAAGATCGGCCGCTGGTCGTGGAATTCCAGGGCGCGCGCACACCGGGTGGACCTGCCCGGTCCACTGTCGTGGAAACAGGACCGGTCCCGGTCCTGA
- a CDS encoding LysR family transcriptional regulator: MDVDLRDLELLEALDRGATLTAAAQQLYLSQPALSQRLIRLEERLGTPLFERRGRRLVANRAGRRMVQAAHSTLAELRAATHDVRRTGQGRAAPVRLTSQCAGTYQWLPPVLRAFRARMPGVEVLIEHLPDTEVIPALLRGDLDLALVTKLDAGMTQLRLHHLFDDELVAVVAEDHAWAARALVRGADFADAHLVLVDAYDPRRVPAVALPIPPGAHPGRLTTAPVTTDLIIESVVTGDAVTVMPLWTVAPYLTGHGVAAVPIDGPNQRRTWYCATRHSEQSEAVDAFAEVLVETLTRTGPEAHTPPRVLQAHGGNAS, encoded by the coding sequence ATGGATGTCGATCTGCGCGACCTCGAACTGCTGGAGGCCCTGGACCGCGGCGCCACGCTCACCGCGGCCGCCCAGCAGCTGTACCTCAGCCAGCCGGCGTTGAGCCAGCGTTTGATCCGGCTGGAGGAGCGCCTCGGAACCCCGCTGTTCGAGCGGCGCGGCCGCCGCCTGGTCGCCAACCGCGCGGGCAGGCGCATGGTCCAGGCGGCCCATTCCACCTTGGCGGAGCTGCGGGCGGCGACCCACGACGTCCGCCGCACCGGTCAGGGGCGTGCCGCACCGGTCCGGCTCACCTCCCAGTGCGCCGGAACGTACCAATGGCTCCCGCCGGTGCTGCGCGCCTTCCGCGCCCGGATGCCCGGCGTCGAGGTCCTGATCGAGCACCTGCCCGACACGGAGGTGATCCCGGCGCTGCTGCGCGGCGACCTCGACCTCGCGCTCGTCACGAAGCTCGACGCGGGGATGACCCAGCTCCGGCTGCACCACCTCTTCGACGACGAGCTGGTGGCCGTCGTGGCCGAGGACCATGCCTGGGCGGCGCGGGCGCTCGTGCGCGGTGCGGACTTCGCCGACGCCCACCTCGTCCTCGTCGACGCGTACGACCCGCGCCGGGTGCCCGCCGTCGCGCTGCCGATCCCGCCCGGGGCCCACCCGGGCCGGCTCACCACGGCACCGGTCACCACGGACCTGATCATCGAATCGGTCGTCACCGGCGACGCGGTCACCGTCATGCCGCTCTGGACCGTGGCGCCGTACCTGACCGGCCACGGCGTCGCCGCCGTGCCGATCGACGGCCCGAACCAGCGACGCACCTGGTATTGCGCCACCCGGCACTCCGAACAGTCCGAGGCGGTGGATGCCTTCGCCGAGGTGCTGGTCGAGACGCTCACCCGCACCGGCCCCGAAGCACACACACCACCCCGCGTCCTCCAGGCACACGGCGGCAACGCGTCGTGA
- a CDS encoding M14 family zinc carboxypeptidase, translated as MTRFAYSRRSRLRRSLAAVTAVLLPLLGAGLALPGGASAALPDTEQAYYDVTSPSATTAGLAADLTRRGYDVLEGSLNSGVPILATAADAQRLRHRGLSVRYAGPLHQPVAASFRAAAGTYYGGYHTAAGHEAHNQQVATAHPDLVVLRSIGQSWLKTQNRGGHDIQALCITKIKAGDCAISTNGTKPKFTLMAQMHARELATGELAYMWIDYLVNNYGTNADVTRLMDTTELWVIPIANPDGVDIVSSNSTRPVSQRKNAHDNGCSGTGRGVDLNRNSSYHWDVNQGTTCSQTYPGTSAASEPETQGIQNFLAGIYRDTKPSADFSPATTDTTGTFLTLHSYGELNIYPYGWTNSLAPNNDDLRTIATAMSQSNHYEVVHGDGGLNYFAPGATDDWIYGTRGVPGYTIEVGPSSSGCSGFFPRYSCMSGFWNLNRPAFMALASAAARPYPTGH; from the coding sequence ATGACCAGGTTCGCGTACTCCCGCCGGTCGCGCCTGCGCAGGTCGCTCGCCGCCGTGACGGCCGTGCTGCTACCCCTGCTCGGCGCGGGACTGGCGCTGCCCGGCGGCGCCTCCGCCGCCCTGCCGGACACGGAACAGGCCTACTACGACGTCACGTCGCCGTCGGCCACCACGGCCGGGCTGGCCGCCGATCTCACCCGGCGCGGCTACGACGTACTCGAAGGGTCGCTGAACAGCGGCGTACCGATCCTGGCGACCGCCGCGGACGCGCAGCGACTGCGGCACCGCGGCCTATCCGTGCGCTACGCCGGCCCGCTCCACCAGCCGGTGGCGGCGTCGTTCCGGGCGGCGGCCGGGACGTACTACGGCGGCTATCACACGGCGGCCGGGCACGAGGCCCACAACCAGCAGGTGGCCACTGCGCATCCCGACCTGGTCGTGCTGCGCAGCATCGGTCAGTCGTGGCTGAAGACCCAGAACAGGGGAGGCCACGACATCCAGGCCCTGTGCATCACCAAGATCAAGGCCGGGGACTGCGCGATCAGCACCAACGGTACGAAGCCGAAGTTCACGCTCATGGCCCAGATGCACGCCCGCGAACTCGCGACCGGCGAGCTGGCCTACATGTGGATCGACTACCTGGTGAACAACTACGGCACGAACGCCGACGTGACGCGGTTGATGGACACCACCGAGCTGTGGGTCATCCCGATCGCCAACCCGGACGGCGTCGACATCGTCTCGTCGAACTCGACCCGGCCCGTCTCCCAGCGCAAGAACGCCCACGACAACGGATGCTCCGGCACCGGCCGAGGCGTCGATCTCAACCGCAATTCGAGCTACCACTGGGACGTCAACCAGGGCACCACGTGCAGCCAGACCTATCCGGGCACGAGCGCGGCCAGCGAGCCGGAGACGCAGGGCATCCAGAACTTCCTGGCCGGCATCTACCGCGACACCAAGCCCAGCGCCGACTTCTCGCCGGCCACCACCGACACCACCGGCACGTTCCTCACCCTGCACAGCTACGGCGAGCTGAACATCTATCCGTACGGGTGGACCAACTCGCTCGCGCCGAACAACGACGACCTCCGGACGATCGCCACGGCCATGAGCCAGTCCAACCACTACGAGGTCGTGCACGGTGACGGCGGCCTGAACTACTTCGCGCCGGGGGCGACCGACGACTGGATCTACGGCACGCGGGGCGTTCCCGGCTACACGATCGAGGTGGGCCCGAGCTCCTCCGGGTGCAGCGGCTTCTTCCCGCGCTACTCGTGCATGTCGGGCTTCTGGAACCTCAACCGGCCCGCGTTCATGGCGTTGGCGAGCGCGGCGGCGCGTCCGTACCCGACGGGGCACTGA
- a CDS encoding serine/threonine-protein kinase gives MDRGYVLDGRYRLVDRLGEGGMSVVWRAHDDVLGRDVAVKVLSPRLAADAPLVRRIHLEARAAAGLRHPNIVQVYDYGQQHSDDGRSFPYVVMELVEGRSLEQLLSGGALPWRVAVLVGAQVAAALAAAHDREIAHRDVKPSNVMVNGHGVKLVDFGISASIGDTDRPNGELLGTPAYLAPERLNGGPVHGATDVYALGLLLYRMLTGHLPWNASTTTEMLKAHLYHEPAALPRVDGLPPEVVKLCRRCLAKRPDARPAAAQAAATLGRVAGVLPSVLTPDAAGDAASRLLTEPPPADTVPHLSGLAPQAHSAPNTPARRRWRMPSRRGILVPLGAAVVLLPVAVFGPGRLGADSGNPDAARLTGPAAAAPANPPKPQCSVRYAMRHTGDGRFSTAVTIAQTGKTRVKNWRLTFTFPSEQHITRGWAAQWQQTGRSVQARGGTVEPHAAIPTGFDATYRNTASLPTRFQLNGTTCQAAFSVTVSTTPPAAAPPKGRTGDDDHGPGKSEGKSGKGKKKGKNSGPS, from the coding sequence ATGGACCGTGGGTATGTGCTGGACGGCCGGTACCGGCTGGTGGACCGCCTGGGCGAGGGCGGAATGTCGGTGGTCTGGCGTGCCCACGACGACGTGCTCGGACGGGATGTGGCGGTCAAGGTCCTCTCGCCTCGGCTGGCCGCGGACGCGCCACTGGTCCGTCGCATCCATCTGGAGGCCCGGGCGGCGGCCGGCCTGCGACACCCCAACATCGTCCAGGTCTATGACTACGGACAGCAGCACAGCGACGACGGCCGATCATTTCCGTACGTCGTGATGGAACTCGTCGAGGGGCGCTCCCTCGAACAGCTGCTCAGCGGTGGGGCGTTGCCGTGGCGGGTCGCGGTCCTCGTCGGTGCCCAGGTCGCGGCCGCGCTGGCGGCCGCGCACGACCGGGAGATCGCGCACCGCGACGTCAAGCCGAGCAACGTGATGGTCAACGGCCACGGCGTCAAGCTGGTCGACTTCGGTATCTCGGCCAGCATCGGCGACACCGACCGGCCCAACGGCGAGCTGCTCGGGACGCCCGCCTACCTGGCACCGGAACGGCTCAACGGCGGGCCCGTGCATGGCGCCACCGACGTGTACGCGCTGGGACTGCTGCTCTACCGCATGCTGACCGGGCACCTGCCCTGGAACGCCTCCACCACCACCGAGATGCTCAAAGCGCACCTCTACCACGAACCGGCCGCCCTGCCGCGCGTCGACGGCCTCCCACCGGAGGTGGTCAAGCTGTGCCGGCGGTGCCTGGCCAAGCGACCGGACGCCCGGCCCGCCGCGGCGCAGGCCGCGGCGACCCTCGGCCGGGTGGCCGGCGTCCTGCCCTCCGTGCTCACCCCGGACGCCGCGGGCGACGCCGCGTCACGCCTGCTGACCGAGCCGCCACCGGCCGACACCGTCCCGCACCTGTCCGGCCTTGCCCCGCAGGCCCATTCGGCGCCGAACACGCCGGCTCGACGCCGGTGGCGTATGCCGTCACGGCGCGGGATCCTCGTGCCGCTGGGCGCCGCCGTCGTGCTGCTGCCCGTGGCGGTGTTCGGTCCCGGCCGGCTCGGGGCAGACTCCGGCAACCCAGACGCCGCGCGCCTGACCGGTCCGGCCGCCGCCGCGCCGGCGAATCCGCCGAAGCCGCAATGCTCCGTCCGCTACGCCATGCGGCACACCGGCGACGGCCGGTTCTCCACCGCCGTCACGATCGCCCAGACCGGCAAGACCCGGGTGAAGAACTGGCGGCTCACCTTCACCTTCCCATCCGAGCAGCACATCACCCGCGGTTGGGCCGCGCAGTGGCAGCAGACGGGCCGCTCGGTCCAGGCCCGGGGTGGCACTGTGGAGCCGCACGCCGCCATACCCACCGGCTTCGACGCCACCTACCGGAACACGGCCTCGCTGCCGACCCGCTTCCAGCTCAACGGCACGACCTGCCAGGCCGCCTTCTCCGTCACGGTGTCGACCACGCCGCCCGCCGCGGCCCCGCCGAAGGGCCGGACCGGCGACGACGACCACGGCCCGGGAAAGAGCGAGGGCAAGAGCGGCAAGGGAAAGAAGAAGGGCAAGAACAGCGGCCCGTCATGA
- a CDS encoding nuclear transport factor 2 family protein — protein sequence MTGPLTEPDARTREAIESVLQLYFDGLHHSDTTRLARAFHPQATYASATGGTLTHLTLDAYFPIVDARPAPAARAETRRDAVISIQLAGPVTASAVVTCAIGPKRFIDLLTLVRVDDRWQIISKVFHYDLAETEEPAACLT from the coding sequence ATGACCGGGCCGCTCACCGAACCCGACGCCCGCACCCGGGAGGCGATCGAATCGGTCCTCCAGCTCTACTTCGACGGGCTCCATCACAGCGACACCACCCGGCTCGCCCGGGCCTTCCACCCGCAGGCGACGTACGCCAGCGCCACCGGCGGGACTCTCACCCATCTCACCCTGGACGCCTACTTTCCGATCGTCGACGCCCGCCCGGCACCGGCCGCCCGCGCCGAGACCAGACGCGACGCCGTGATCTCCATCCAGCTGGCCGGTCCGGTCACGGCCAGCGCGGTCGTCACCTGCGCGATCGGCCCCAAGCGGTTCATCGACCTGCTCACCCTGGTCCGCGTCGACGACCGCTGGCAGATCATCAGCAAGGTCTTCCACTACGACCTCGCGGAAACCGAGGAGCCTGCGGCATGCCTTACGTGA
- a CDS encoding flavodoxin family protein, giving the protein MTRVAIIYHSGYGHTRVQAEAVRDGARSVPGVQVDLVAVDDSPYPWEVLDRADAIIFGSPTYMAGVSAPFKAFLDATASRWAEQGWKDKLAAGFTNSAGINGDKLAALQHLALFAMQHGMVWVGLGLLPGNHSSTGTPEDLNRLASFVGAMAQSPADLGPEAGPSASDRRTAEHLGKRVARIARGWHPDAGDADRSATASTVAA; this is encoded by the coding sequence GTGACGCGCGTTGCGATCATCTACCACAGCGGATACGGCCACACCCGGGTGCAGGCGGAGGCGGTCCGGGACGGTGCGCGGTCCGTCCCCGGTGTACAGGTCGACCTGGTCGCCGTCGACGACAGCCCGTACCCGTGGGAGGTGCTGGACCGCGCCGACGCGATCATCTTCGGTTCGCCCACGTACATGGCCGGCGTCTCCGCGCCCTTCAAGGCGTTCCTGGACGCCACCGCCAGCCGGTGGGCGGAACAGGGCTGGAAGGACAAGCTGGCCGCGGGGTTCACCAACTCCGCGGGCATCAACGGCGACAAGCTGGCCGCGTTGCAGCATCTCGCGCTGTTCGCCATGCAACACGGCATGGTCTGGGTCGGTCTCGGGCTGCTGCCTGGCAATCACAGCAGCACGGGCACTCCGGAGGACCTCAACCGGCTGGCGTCCTTCGTGGGCGCGATGGCGCAGTCGCCCGCCGACCTGGGCCCGGAGGCCGGCCCCTCGGCCTCGGACCGGCGCACCGCGGAGCACCTCGGCAAGCGGGTGGCCCGGATCGCGCGGGGCTGGCACCCGGACGCCGGGGATGCGGACCGGTCCGCGACCGCGTCGACGGTCGCGGCATGA
- a CDS encoding RNA ligase RtcB family protein, which produces MSDRSITTTVTVFASPSSWIESAALDQCYQVAALPGMRHVAGMPDLHPGKGAPIGAAMTSSVLYPFLVGSDIGCGIAVFPLRLKRAVPEKLAARFPDLDIPLDPDDGDPAWAVLDGGIPAGHTESLGTVGRGNHFVELARVGTIFDAGHAERLGLAAGDLVLIVHSGSRGLGERILRTHTEVHGAGPAADPAAYLAAHDDAVRWGSLNRRLMAARVAHALGAPYAPPIVDECHNLVEIRDGEFLHRKGAAPGDGRDVLVAGTRGTPSFLVAGHAGAEAGFSVAHGAGRKMSRADALRRGRAKHTVEELRRTPVGSLVVCGDRQLLFEEAPTAYKRIEQVIGDLVEHGLATRVASTVPLVTYKTADVEPRRRRGRR; this is translated from the coding sequence TTGTCTGATCGGTCGATCACCACGACTGTCACCGTCTTCGCGTCCCCGAGCAGCTGGATCGAGTCCGCCGCGCTCGACCAGTGCTACCAGGTCGCCGCCCTGCCCGGCATGCGGCACGTCGCCGGGATGCCCGACCTGCACCCCGGCAAGGGCGCCCCGATCGGCGCCGCCATGACCTCGTCCGTGCTGTACCCGTTCCTGGTCGGCTCGGACATCGGCTGCGGCATCGCGGTCTTCCCGCTGCGACTGAAGCGGGCCGTGCCGGAGAAGCTCGCCGCCCGCTTTCCCGACCTGGACATCCCGCTCGACCCGGACGACGGCGACCCGGCCTGGGCGGTCCTCGACGGCGGCATCCCGGCCGGGCACACCGAGAGCCTCGGCACCGTCGGCCGTGGCAACCACTTCGTCGAGCTGGCCCGGGTCGGCACGATCTTCGACGCCGGGCACGCCGAGCGCCTCGGGCTGGCCGCCGGCGACCTGGTGCTGATCGTGCACAGCGGCTCGCGCGGCCTCGGCGAGCGGATCCTGCGGACGCACACCGAGGTGCACGGTGCCGGGCCGGCCGCCGATCCGGCGGCCTACCTGGCGGCGCACGACGACGCCGTCCGCTGGGGCTCGCTGAACCGGCGGCTGATGGCTGCCCGCGTCGCCCACGCGCTCGGTGCGCCGTACGCGCCGCCGATCGTCGACGAGTGCCACAACCTCGTGGAGATCCGCGACGGCGAGTTCCTGCACCGCAAGGGCGCGGCGCCCGGCGACGGGCGCGACGTCCTGGTCGCCGGCACCCGTGGCACGCCGTCGTTCCTGGTCGCCGGGCATGCGGGGGCCGAGGCGGGCTTCTCCGTCGCGCACGGCGCCGGCCGCAAGATGTCGCGGGCCGACGCACTGCGGCGCGGCCGGGCGAAACACACGGTCGAGGAGCTCCGGCGTACGCCCGTGGGGTCGCTCGTGGTCTGCGGCGACCGGCAGCTGCTGTTCGAGGAGGCGCCGACCGCGTACAAGCGCATCGAGCAGGTGATCGGCGATCTGGTCGAGCACGGGCTGGCCACCCGGGTGGCCAGCACGGTGCCGCTGGTCACCTACAAGACCGCCGACGTCGAGCCGCGCCGCCGCAGGGGGCGGCGATGA
- a CDS encoding tautomerase family protein translates to MPYVNIRVTDEGVTDTQKAALIHGVTELLRQVLDKDPATTHVVIDEVPLANWGVAGLPVPRYRARDGGSS, encoded by the coding sequence ATGCCTTACGTGAACATCCGGGTGACCGACGAGGGCGTCACCGACACCCAGAAGGCGGCGCTGATCCACGGCGTCACGGAGCTGCTGCGGCAGGTCCTGGACAAGGATCCGGCCACCACGCACGTCGTCATCGACGAGGTGCCACTGGCGAACTGGGGCGTGGCCGGGTTGCCCGTGCCGCGCTACCGGGCGCGCGATGGGGGGTCCTCATGA
- the prfH gene encoding peptide chain release factor H has protein sequence MSTHLLMSAGRGPQECSWALAQVARRLEADACGRTVTVERVQTVAGERPGTFRSVLLRISGDTADEFAASWTGTVCWQAPSPYRRGSGRKNWYVTVQPCRVGAARTVFDESDVDIVAVRTGGPGGQHRNKASTAVRATHRPSGTVVVVDTERQFTLNRRIALQLLRGRLERGDAAAGREATTARWRIHDGLVRGDPVRVLKP, from the coding sequence ATGAGCACGCATCTGTTGATGTCCGCCGGGCGCGGGCCGCAGGAGTGCTCGTGGGCGCTCGCCCAGGTGGCGCGGCGGCTCGAGGCGGACGCGTGTGGCCGGACGGTGACGGTGGAGCGGGTGCAGACCGTCGCGGGTGAGCGGCCGGGGACGTTCCGGTCGGTGCTGTTGCGGATCTCGGGGGACACGGCCGACGAGTTCGCCGCGTCCTGGACCGGGACGGTGTGCTGGCAAGCGCCGAGCCCGTACCGCAGGGGCTCGGGCCGCAAGAACTGGTACGTCACCGTTCAGCCGTGCCGGGTCGGCGCCGCGCGCACGGTCTTCGACGAGTCCGACGTGGACATCGTCGCGGTGCGTACCGGCGGGCCGGGCGGCCAGCACCGCAACAAGGCGAGCACGGCGGTGCGCGCCACGCACCGACCGTCCGGGACCGTCGTGGTCGTCGACACCGAGCGCCAGTTCACGCTGAACCGAAGGATCGCCCTGCAACTGCTGCGCGGGCGGCTGGAGCGCGGTGACGCGGCGGCCGGTCGGGAGGCGACCACCGCCCGCTGGCGGATCCACGACGGGTTGGTCCGCGGCGACCCGGTGCGGGTGCTCAAGCCATGA
- a CDS encoding M48 family metalloprotease, with amino-acid sequence MPSTSMSSTAAVPRPPATVTGSPAVPAPRRLVSMYVLVAVALVLLGGGAAAAMRDAYSARHAAAAVRCLSEQGIDWTALRRLDSPWQRSPEIRERIRTCVAPNARDQSLFMLAGGIALPLAAALLMLGGAVLVRWRLARGAVPPAGTAAAGWATERFAAWCDLLGLTGRRRPRLVLSAPYASGRQAFTTGLPFGAPRVVLPLGHAYLEPARFDVLVLHELAHVRSRDVSWAAAVWWTGWLSVPVLLVALSPLARWPRQRGALLAEYLPSFAVAVALSVLVLGLRAALLRRREFAADRYAREVLGDPDALRGLLGSAPARPARRLAGWGLAGWGLAGWLRRLREVHPPPAVRAGADPAAPDRWEGGFAVSAASALLAMLTVQTAYTALAVPGLAWNARLPLNLATAAGSLLWAGVIVPAWWRRARQATAAGGAPTWSGPVAGVVVGTVAGFLIQIPGQSTRTSLGLWQAQFAGHLTLGAGTVAVVAAGVAVLTAGLAVTADRAGWAVAAVLTGAAAWTTAFTASIWVLVGYLQSGGPDRIRTMLVGAGLWEWGWAPPLVLLGCGLAALRRRAVPVPVAAWVIGVAAATGGVAAGLSWRLRIDSADSDDLLFVLLSQRSMICAWAGWVVLAVLLASRRGGPGTTAAMVSAIPGALAGGFVAAAVAGAVTFGVAAAGGRGLSVGVLLAAVRWPVWQLFVAAVLTLPVLLAGLRLLERYRRRARRPVTGRVAAPATGLLVGLFGLALVGGALPPLAVGPHDWSDYLASLDTAPGRDPAAGFAVPPAPSAPTGTGGGDPGRPLDAAAATAALGVADRLLPAGHRRVEMEPGGGGTVPDLRPRTCRAAFARHADAERARARTADVARKYTISVGPHPEVTVTLGITSYVTPVRDFRLDRELTERCAHLTIPSSVTDTGVMEGGYVSGPPPAVSYPAYRTDFTLTGRVRSLAGVSTVLSERVLVGHNAVYVDILLGSSGGPPSAEVLAYRDRLAEALLLAVIGDLRLDR; translated from the coding sequence ATGCCCAGCACGTCGATGAGTAGCACGGCGGCGGTGCCGCGCCCGCCGGCCACGGTCACCGGTTCGCCGGCGGTCCCGGCGCCCCGCCGCCTCGTGTCGATGTACGTGCTGGTCGCGGTCGCGCTGGTGCTGTTGGGTGGCGGCGCGGCGGCGGCGATGCGCGACGCGTACAGCGCGCGGCACGCGGCCGCCGCGGTGCGCTGCCTGAGCGAGCAGGGGATCGACTGGACGGCGCTGCGGCGGCTCGATTCGCCGTGGCAGCGCAGCCCGGAGATCCGGGAACGGATCCGCACCTGCGTCGCGCCGAACGCCCGCGACCAGAGCCTGTTCATGCTGGCCGGCGGCATCGCGCTGCCGTTGGCCGCCGCGCTGCTCATGCTCGGCGGAGCGGTGCTGGTGCGGTGGCGGCTGGCCCGCGGTGCGGTTCCCCCGGCGGGCACCGCCGCGGCCGGGTGGGCCACCGAACGCTTCGCGGCCTGGTGCGACCTGCTCGGCCTCACCGGCCGGCGGCGGCCCCGGCTCGTACTCAGCGCGCCGTACGCGTCGGGGCGGCAGGCGTTCACCACCGGCCTGCCGTTCGGGGCGCCGCGGGTGGTGCTGCCGCTGGGTCACGCGTACCTGGAGCCCGCGCGGTTCGACGTGCTGGTGCTGCACGAACTCGCCCATGTGCGGTCGCGGGACGTGTCCTGGGCGGCGGCGGTGTGGTGGACCGGTTGGCTCAGCGTGCCGGTGCTGCTGGTGGCGCTGAGCCCGCTGGCGCGGTGGCCCCGGCAACGCGGGGCGCTGCTGGCCGAGTACCTGCCCTCATTCGCCGTGGCGGTCGCGCTGTCGGTGCTCGTGCTCGGCCTGCGGGCGGCCCTGCTGCGGCGGCGCGAGTTCGCGGCGGACCGCTACGCGCGGGAGGTTCTCGGCGACCCCGACGCGCTGCGCGGACTGCTGGGCTCCGCCCCGGCCCGGCCCGCCCGGAGGCTGGCGGGGTGGGGGCTGGCGGGGTGGGGGCTGGCGGGGTGGCTCCGGCGGCTGCGGGAGGTGCACCCGCCGCCCGCGGTGCGCGCCGGCGCCGACCCGGCCGCACCGGACCGGTGGGAGGGCGGGTTCGCCGTCAGCGCCGCGAGCGCACTGCTGGCGATGTTGACGGTGCAGACCGCCTACACCGCCCTGGCGGTCCCCGGCCTCGCCTGGAACGCGCGGCTGCCGCTGAACCTGGCGACGGCCGCCGGGAGTCTGCTGTGGGCAGGCGTGATCGTCCCGGCCTGGTGGCGCCGCGCGCGACAGGCCACGGCGGCGGGCGGCGCGCCGACCTGGTCCGGACCGGTGGCCGGCGTGGTGGTCGGCACGGTCGCGGGTTTCCTGATCCAGATCCCCGGACAATCGACCCGTACGTCCCTGGGACTCTGGCAGGCCCAGTTCGCCGGCCATCTGACGCTCGGTGCCGGGACCGTGGCCGTGGTGGCGGCGGGCGTGGCCGTGCTGACCGCCGGGCTCGCCGTGACGGCGGACCGGGCCGGCTGGGCGGTTGCCGCGGTCCTCACCGGCGCGGCCGCGTGGACCACCGCGTTCACGGCGTCCATCTGGGTCCTGGTCGGATATCTGCAGAGCGGCGGCCCCGATCGCATCCGGACCATGCTGGTGGGCGCCGGACTGTGGGAGTGGGGATGGGCCCCGCCGCTCGTCCTGCTCGGCTGCGGACTCGCCGCGCTGCGCCGCCGTGCCGTCCCGGTGCCCGTCGCGGCGTGGGTGATCGGTGTCGCGGCGGCCACCGGCGGAGTCGCCGCCGGATTGAGCTGGCGGCTCCGGATCGACTCCGCCGACTCCGACGATCTGCTGTTCGTCCTGCTCAGCCAGCGTTCCATGATCTGCGCCTGGGCCGGGTGGGTCGTGCTGGCGGTGCTGCTCGCCTCCCGCCGGGGCGGGCCGGGGACGACCGCTGCGATGGTGTCCGCGATCCCCGGCGCGCTGGCCGGTGGGTTCGTCGCCGCGGCCGTGGCCGGCGCGGTCACGTTCGGGGTCGCCGCCGCCGGTGGCCGCGGGCTCAGCGTGGGCGTGCTGCTGGCCGCGGTCCGCTGGCCGGTATGGCAGCTCTTCGTCGCGGCCGTCCTGACCTTGCCGGTGTTGCTGGCCGGGCTGCGCCTCCTGGAGCGGTACCGGCGGCGGGCGCGGCGGCCGGTAACCGGCCGCGTCGCCGCGCCCGCCACGGGCCTGCTCGTCGGACTGTTCGGCCTGGCGCTGGTCGGCGGCGCGCTGCCGCCGCTGGCCGTCGGCCCGCACGACTGGTCGGACTACCTGGCCTCCCTGGACACGGCACCCGGCCGGGATCCGGCCGCCGGTTTCGCGGTCCCGCCCGCGCCGTCCGCGCCCACCGGGACCGGCGGCGGCGATCCGGGCCGTCCGCTCGACGCCGCCGCGGCCACCGCGGCGCTCGGCGTCGCCGACCGGCTGCTGCCGGCCGGGCATCGCCGCGTCGAGATGGAACCCGGGGGCGGTGGCACGGTCCCGGACCTACGGCCGCGGACGTGCCGCGCGGCGTTCGCCCGTCACGCGGACGCGGAGCGGGCGCGGGCCCGCACCGCGGACGTCGCGCGCAAGTACACGATCTCGGTGGGCCCGCACCCGGAGGTGACGGTCACCCTCGGCATCACGTCGTACGTGACGCCGGTCCGCGACTTCCGGCTCGATCGGGAGCTGACCGAGCGGTGCGCGCACCTCACCATCCCGTCGTCGGTGACCGACACCGGCGTGATGGAGGGGGGATACGTGAGCGGGCCGCCCCCGGCCGTGTCGTACCCGGCGTACCGGACCGACTTCACCCTCACGGGCCGGGTCCGTTCCCTGGCCGGGGTGTCGACGGTGCTGTCGGAGCGGGTCCTCGTCGGACACAACGCCGTGTACGTCGACATCCTGCTCGGCAGTTCCGGCGGGCCGCCGTCGGCGGAGGTGCTCGCCTACCGCGACCGGCTCGCCGAGGCGCTCCTCCTCGCGGTCATCGGAGACCTCCGGCTCGACCGCTGA
- a CDS encoding phage tail protein — translation MAYLVDFTTVSTVGLESSPVADALAGLRANESRYFKNKYDHDFTVRPASDAKATIDWIHKILKEERDIVIASRPLEATEFQVENIRWAYVFYESGLSINVLYTLDDSGKRAVGFKLSDGMDVPGELAEKFKFARQKSKLAGTIRGSYFTIKNEY, via the coding sequence ATGGCTTACCTCGTGGATTTCACCACCGTCTCGACCGTCGGCCTGGAGTCGTCACCGGTCGCGGACGCCCTGGCCGGCCTGCGGGCGAACGAGTCCCGCTATTTCAAGAACAAGTACGACCACGATTTCACGGTGCGGCCCGCGAGCGACGCGAAGGCGACCATCGACTGGATACACAAGATCCTGAAGGAGGAACGCGACATCGTCATCGCATCCCGCCCGCTGGAGGCCACCGAGTTCCAGGTCGAGAACATCCGCTGGGCCTACGTCTTCTACGAGAGCGGCCTGTCGATCAACGTGCTGTACACCCTCGACGACTCCGGAAAGCGGGCGGTCGGGTTCAAGCTCTCCGACGGGATGGACGTTCCCGGCGAGCTCGCCGAGAAGTTCAAGTTCGCCCGGCAGAAGTCGAAGCTGGCGGGGACGATCCGCGGCTCCTACTTCACCATCAAGAACGAGTACTGA